A single region of the Austwickia chelonae genome encodes:
- a CDS encoding deoxyguanosinetriphosphate triphosphohydrolase encodes MTLHDAYDTADRERWVAEDPAQKRSDRDDFARDRARLVHSAALRRLGAKTQVMRPDADDFIRNRLTHSLEVAQIGREFGAVLGCSADVVDTACLAHDLGHPPFGHYGEQVLDELSADIGGFEGNAQTLRLLTRLEAKRFHADGTSAGLNLTRASLDAATKYPWPRGQHPTGGRKYGVYQEDEDAFTWLRRDAPVDGKYTPRRCLEAQVMDWSDDVAYSVHDVEDGVAAGLIDLRVLTSAEEMTPVYQAARSWYAADLDEEELAAATARIRDSGAAPTQAYDGSRRALSALKDMTSRFIGHFVAEVEQATLDVHGPGPHVRYAADLVIPREVRAECTVLKALAVHFMMLTPERHRTMDEQRTIIEELHAAYTSAPEERLDPVFLADFHAAPDDTRRRRVVIDQIASLTDMRAVALATGWRPARA; translated from the coding sequence ATGACCCTCCACGACGCCTACGACACCGCAGACCGCGAACGTTGGGTGGCTGAGGACCCCGCGCAGAAACGCTCCGACCGTGATGATTTCGCACGGGATCGAGCCCGCTTGGTGCACTCGGCCGCCTTGCGCAGACTCGGCGCGAAGACCCAGGTCATGCGCCCCGACGCCGACGACTTCATCCGCAACCGCCTGACCCACTCCCTGGAAGTCGCTCAGATCGGCAGAGAATTCGGCGCCGTGCTGGGATGCTCGGCCGACGTCGTCGACACCGCCTGCCTGGCCCACGACCTAGGACACCCACCCTTCGGCCACTACGGCGAACAGGTCCTCGACGAACTGTCCGCAGACATCGGCGGCTTCGAAGGGAATGCCCAGACGCTCCGCCTGCTCACCCGCCTCGAAGCCAAACGTTTCCACGCCGACGGAACCTCGGCCGGCCTCAACCTCACCCGGGCCAGCCTGGACGCTGCCACCAAATACCCTTGGCCGAGAGGGCAACATCCCACCGGAGGACGTAAGTACGGCGTCTACCAGGAAGACGAAGACGCCTTCACCTGGCTGCGACGAGACGCGCCCGTCGACGGGAAGTACACGCCCCGACGCTGTCTGGAAGCCCAGGTCATGGACTGGTCGGACGACGTGGCCTACTCGGTCCACGACGTCGAGGACGGCGTCGCCGCCGGGCTGATCGACCTGCGAGTGCTCACCTCGGCCGAAGAGATGACACCGGTCTACCAGGCAGCACGCTCCTGGTACGCCGCGGATCTCGACGAGGAGGAACTGGCCGCAGCCACTGCACGCATCCGCGACTCCGGAGCAGCCCCGACCCAGGCCTACGACGGCTCACGTCGCGCGCTGTCCGCCCTGAAAGACATGACCAGCAGGTTCATCGGTCACTTCGTCGCCGAGGTCGAACAGGCCACGCTCGACGTCCACGGACCAGGGCCACATGTTCGTTATGCCGCCGACCTCGTCATCCCCCGAGAGGTCCGCGCCGAATGCACCGTCCTGAAAGCATTGGCCGTGCACTTCATGATGCTCACCCCCGAAAGACACCGGACGATGGACGAACAGCGCACGATCATCGAAGAACTCCACGCCGCGTACACCAGCGCGCCGGAGGAACGACTGGACCCGGTCTTCCTGGCCGACTTCCACGCCGCTCCCGACGACACCCGACGTCGGCGGGTCGTGATCGACCAGATCGCCTCGTTGACCGACATGCGGGCGGTAGCCCTGGCCACCGGCTGGCGGCCTGCGCGGGCCTAG
- the dnaG gene encoding DNA primase, with translation MAGLIKDEDVQAVKERANLEEIVGEHVTLRRAGIGSLKGLCPFHDEKTPSFTVRPSVGSWHCFGCGEGGDVITFVQKIDHLSFVEAVERLAEKSGIVLRYEDGERPREEAPGRRTRLVEAHRVAEEFYAATLMNSKEARAGRDFLRGRDFDSQAAARFGVGYAPRQGEALVAHLRGKGFAEEELVVSGLVGRGTRGLYDRFRGRLVWPIREITGDTVGFGARRLFDDDRIQAKYLNTSETPIYKKTSVLYGLDLAKKAISRERTAVIVEGYTDVMACHLAGVETAVATCGTSFGVDHIKMLRRIMRDEAGGVPARAVFTFDGDEAGQKAAMRAFDEDQRWTSQCYVAVADAGQDPCELRMRGGELAVRGLIEDAVPMFEFAIRTVLARHDLSTVEGRVAGMRAVSPVIAGIRDRSLHHEYIRTVSGRIGVDIEQLAREVARADRHRSAGGRGRAHPVVAAPQEASAAAATGSPEGGMLPSPDMSVPSVFLAAQFLQLLLQYPRLLPAEDVARIEESSFAASAHRVIFESASRAGLEVAHRQSAAAWVEQLTAGCPPEVHQLVVALSVAEIHARRDPGSGDPDQRYVDEIVFRMRELGLRRAIDDATVGLRRLENADPEGARAQAIELTRRQQELARLRERYS, from the coding sequence ATGGCTGGGCTCATCAAGGACGAGGACGTCCAAGCCGTCAAGGAGCGCGCGAACCTCGAAGAGATCGTCGGGGAACATGTCACCCTGCGTCGCGCCGGGATCGGCTCGCTGAAAGGGCTGTGCCCTTTCCACGACGAGAAGACCCCGTCGTTCACCGTTCGGCCCTCAGTCGGCTCCTGGCACTGCTTCGGGTGCGGTGAAGGCGGCGACGTCATCACCTTCGTGCAGAAGATCGACCATCTGTCCTTCGTGGAAGCAGTCGAACGACTCGCCGAGAAGAGCGGGATCGTGCTCCGTTACGAGGACGGTGAACGACCGCGGGAAGAGGCCCCCGGACGGCGAACCCGGCTGGTGGAAGCCCACCGGGTCGCTGAAGAGTTCTACGCCGCAACATTGATGAACAGCAAAGAGGCCCGTGCCGGGCGGGACTTCCTCCGAGGCCGGGATTTCGACTCCCAGGCGGCAGCTCGCTTCGGGGTCGGCTACGCGCCCAGACAAGGCGAAGCCCTGGTCGCACACCTGCGCGGCAAGGGCTTCGCCGAGGAAGAACTGGTCGTCTCCGGGCTGGTCGGGCGCGGCACACGCGGGCTGTACGACCGTTTCCGCGGGCGCCTGGTCTGGCCCATCCGGGAGATCACCGGCGACACTGTCGGCTTCGGCGCGCGAAGGTTGTTCGACGACGACCGTATTCAGGCGAAGTACCTGAACACCTCCGAGACGCCGATCTACAAGAAGACCTCTGTGTTGTACGGCTTGGACCTGGCGAAGAAAGCGATCTCCCGGGAGCGTACGGCGGTCATCGTCGAGGGGTACACCGATGTGATGGCCTGCCACCTGGCCGGGGTGGAAACAGCCGTGGCGACCTGTGGCACCTCTTTCGGGGTCGACCACATCAAGATGTTGCGGCGGATCATGCGTGACGAAGCCGGGGGAGTCCCCGCCCGGGCCGTGTTCACCTTCGACGGTGACGAAGCCGGACAGAAAGCCGCGATGCGGGCTTTCGACGAGGACCAACGCTGGACCAGCCAGTGCTACGTGGCTGTCGCCGACGCCGGCCAGGACCCGTGCGAATTGCGGATGCGTGGCGGAGAACTGGCGGTACGCGGCTTGATCGAGGACGCGGTGCCGATGTTCGAATTCGCGATCCGTACCGTCTTGGCCCGACATGATCTGAGCACTGTCGAGGGGCGGGTGGCCGGCATGCGGGCGGTGTCGCCGGTGATCGCCGGGATCCGTGACCGGTCGCTGCACCACGAGTACATCCGCACGGTCTCCGGCAGGATCGGAGTGGATATCGAACAGCTCGCGAGGGAAGTCGCCCGGGCTGATCGACATCGGTCTGCAGGAGGGCGGGGGCGCGCACATCCGGTCGTCGCAGCGCCCCAGGAGGCCTCTGCGGCGGCTGCCACGGGCTCTCCGGAGGGGGGAATGCTGCCATCGCCGGACATGAGCGTGCCGTCGGTCTTCCTGGCCGCGCAGTTCCTGCAGTTGCTCTTGCAGTATCCGCGGTTGCTGCCGGCCGAGGACGTCGCCCGGATCGAAGAGAGTTCGTTCGCGGCGTCGGCTCACCGGGTGATCTTCGAATCGGCTTCCCGGGCCGGTTTGGAGGTCGCGCATCGGCAGTCTGCCGCTGCCTGGGTGGAGCAACTCACCGCCGGTTGTCCTCCGGAAGTCCACCAGCTCGTGGTCGCGCTTTCGGTCGCAGAGATCCATGCCCGCCGAGACCCGGGATCGGGGGATCCCGATCAGCGCTACGTGGACGAGATCGTTTTCCGGATGCGTGAGCTGGGGCTGCGCCGAGCGATCGACGATGCGACGGTGGGGCTGCGTCGTCTGGAGAACGCCGACCCTGAGGGCGCTCGTGCGCAGGCGATCGAGTTGACTCGTCGACAACAGGAACTGGCTCGACTACGGGAGAGATATTCATGA